Below is a window of Mycoplasma sp. Mirounga ES2805-ORL DNA.
TTGACGTCGTCCCCACCTTCCTCCCAATTACTCGGGCAGTCTCCTTAGAGTGCTCAACTAAATGTTAGTAACTAAGGATAAGGGTTGCGCTCGTTGCAGGACTTAACCGAACATCTCACGACACGAGCTGACGACAACCATGCACCATCTGTCATTCTGTTAACCTCCACTATATCTCTATAGCTTTGCAGAAGATGTCAAGAGTGGGTAAGGTTCTACGCGTATTCTCAAATTAAACCACATGCTCCACCGCTTGTGCGGGTCCCCGTCAATTCCTTTAAGTTTTATTCTTGCGAACGTACTACTCAGGCGGATCATTTAATGCGTTAGCTGCGCCGACGAACTCTCCATCAGCTAATGATCATCGTTTAGGGCGTGGACTACCAGGGTATCTAATCCTGTTTGCTCCCCACGCTTTCGTCTCTCAGTGTCAGTATATGCCCAGTAAGCTGCCTTCGCCATTTTGGTGTTCTTCCTTATATCTACGCATTTCACCGCTTCACAAGGAATTCCGCTTACCTCTACATAACTCTAGTTTGCCAGTATTCAACGCGGTTTGGGGTTGAGCCCCAAAATTTAACGCCGAACTTAACAAACAACCTACAGACGCTTTACGCCCAATAATTCCGGATAACGCTTGCAACCTATGTATTACCGCGGCTGCTGGCACATAGTTAGCCGTTGCTTTCTAATAAGGTACCGTCAAGGTAATGTCATTTCCTACACTACTTTTTCTTCCCTTACCACAGCAGTTTACAACCCATGGGGCCGTCATCCTGCACGCTGTGTCGCTCCATCAGACTTTCGTCCATTGTGGAATATTCCCTACTGCTGCCTCCCGTAGGAGTCTGGGCCGTATCTCAGTCCCAGTGTGGCGGTTCAGTCTCTCAACCCCGCTAAACATCATCGCCTTGGTGAGCCGTTACCTCACCAACAAGCTAATGTTACGCACCCCGCTCCTCCAGCGGTCCAAACGGACCTTTTACGTAAACTTCATGCGAAATTTACGGGTATTTGGTATTATCGGCTGTTTCCAACCGCTATTCCAATCTGAAGGGTACGTTGAGCACGTGTTACTCACCCATTCGCCGCTAAGAACCGAAGTTCTTCGCTCGACATGCATGTATTAGGCACACAGCCAGCGTTCATCCTGAGCCAGGATCAAACTCTCGAAAAAATTGACTTGTTGTCATGTTTATATATCTAGTTTTCAAAGAACATTTTTGTTGCTATTTTGTACATAGCAAGAACTATTATACACACAAATAAATAAATGTTTAGAAAAAATTAAAACTTTTTTTTCGAATATTTTTTTACTGGAAAATACAGTTTAAATTTTAAATAAATTAGATTACTTATTTGTACTTTAAGCACAATAGTCTTAGTTAGTATATCAATTTTTTTATATATAAGAAATATTTTTTTTATTTTTTGCCTAAAAAATTAAGTTATTCAGTTTCAAGCCTCTTGTAGCATAATAAATTTACAAAATTAGAGGGAAAATGCTTGATTTTGAAATTTAAATCATTATCTAATATAATATTAAGAAATTAAAATGATATTAAACTATATAAATATATTATAAAGAGGAGAATATAATGACATATCTACTTATAGGTGGTGCTGGTTATATAGGATCACATATTAAAGAACAATTATTAGCTAAAAATGAAAAAGTTATTATTTTTGATAATTTTTCAACAGGTTTTAAAGAATTTACAAAAGGAGCAAAAGTTTATAAAGGCGATTTTACTAACTTAAATTCGTTAGAAGCAGTTTTTAAAAAGCAAAAAATTGATGTAGTTATTTTATTAGCTGCCAAAATAGCGGTTGGAGAATCGGTTCAAAAGCCTCTAGATTACTATAATAATAATATTATTGGAGCATTAAACACCTTAAAGTGTATTCAAAAATATAATGTTAAGAAATTAATTTTTTCATCAACTGCTGCTACTTATGGCTTAGGTGAAGGTAAACCTCTAAAAGAAACAGATGAACAAAAACCTATTAATCCATACGGTGCAGGTAAATTAGTTGTTGAAACTATGATTAAAGATTTAGCAAGAGTTCATGACTTTAAATATATTATTTTTAGATACTTTAATGTAGCGGGAGCTTCAGATAGCTTACAAATAGGATATTTAACAAAAGATCAAAGTAAAGTGAATCATATAATTCCTGCTATTAGTTCATCATATTTTCATATAACTGATAAATTAAAGATTTTTGGAAATGACTATAATACACCTGATGGCACATGTGTGAGAGATTATATTCATGTTGTAGATTTAGCAAGAGCTCATATTGAAGCAGTAAAATATTTAGATAATAATAACTCTAATATATTCAATGTAGGTTCTAAAAAAGGTTACTCTGTAAAACAAATAGTTGATGCTTTTGAAAAAGCTAATAATATAAAAATTGATTACGAATATGGTAGAAGAAGACCTGGTGACCCTGATTTATTAATTGCTGATTCAAGTAAAATAGCTAAGGAAATGAATTTTCAAAATAAATATGGTATTGATGAAATTGTTAAAAGTGAATTTGAATGAAGAAATAAAATATTTAATAATAAAAATAAAATAAGTAGGGCCATACTAAAAGAGCCTGTAGTTACCTTACTAGTTCCTGTTTATAATGCTAAAAGTTATTTTGAAAAAACCTTATTAAGTATCCTTAATCAAAATGAAAATAATTTTAAAGTAGTTATTTGTGATGACTCAAGTACTGATGGAACTTATGATTTTGTAAAATCTAAGGTCGCAAACGATCCTAGATTTAAAGTAATCAAAACAGATAAAAATTTAGGGTTAGGAGCAGTTAGAGATATTTTAATTTCACATTGCGATACTAAATATTTTATGTTTTTAGATGATGATGATTATCTTTATAAAAACGCTATTTATAAAATGTCTAGAAAAGCTTTAAAAACAAATTCGGATATTTTAACAAGCAAATACACTTTTAAATTTAGTAAAAAAAGTGGAGAATATACAATCTTACCGCCATTATATAACTACACCAATATCACTAGTGGAACTAAGTTCTTAACATATAACATAGTCTACTTTTGAGGAAATTTTATTAAAAAATCATATTTTGATTCATTAAACTTAAAAATCGGAACTAGACTTTATGAAGATATAGCGCCTGTAACTAAAATATTTATAAATGCAAAAACTTTCACTCATGTTAATGTTTTTGGAATTAGATATTTTAGAAGAGATAACTCTCTTTCATCATTTAATGATAATAACCTAAGCAATAAATTAAAATACTTAAATGAAGCTTATAAAAAAGCTCTTGAATATGTAGACTCAGATGTTTGCGATGAAAAAGATAAAACCTTATTGATTGATGCTAAATTTTATAACTGACTAGCTTTATTAGTTTTATTCCACAGAAAAATAAGTGATAGTCTAAAAGTGAAAATAGTTGAATATGTCAAGGAATACATTCTTCCTCTTGCTAAAAAATATAATTGAAAACCTAAAATTTCAATTCATGCTTGAAAAATATTCGTTAATTCATGTAAACCAATAATTAATTTGTTTAAAAATAATGGTAACTAAAAAAATAAACCATTATTTTTTTTAAAAACTTTTATTTCTGTTTCTCTTAGTTGTGAAAACATTCATGTCGTATAAACCTAAGTGTTCATTTAAAAAGACTTTTTTAGGCATCCTTCAGTTTTTAGTGTAATTTTTTACTAATATTTCCTCATAATTATTAAATATTTTAGCTTCAATATCTTCAAATTTATATAATGAAGTATTTTTAAAATCTAAATTATTATAAATATTTAACATACTAACTTTTCTAAATGGCCAGTTAATTACTGAAAACAAATCTCCGCTTTCATCTGTTAGTATTTCTAGTGCCTCATCAAAAGTAAATCTTTTAGTTAATCAAGTTCAGCATAATATAACTTTTAAAAATTTAAGACCCCATTGGCATTTAAACACTTTTCTCTTTGTGAAATTTTTTAAATACCTGATTTTTTTAGAAAAAGATGAATATTTTTTAACTCTTTTTTTAGTTGATTTAACAACTACAAATAGATCTAAAAAGATGGCATCTTCATTATCTTCTGAATCATTGGTATATTTGGGAATGTGCAAAAAATTATTGCTGTTATTATAATACTTTATTTTTTCAGGATAATTTTCGATCAGAAAATCTAATGTTTTTTTAGGAATAACTAAATCAACATCATCGTCTCAAGGAATAAAACCCTTATGTCTTATAGCCCCTAACATAGTTCCATAAAATAATGAATATTCAAGATTATGTTTATTCGCTATCTCAATAAAATCTTTTAAAAGTTCATAAACTTTAGCTTGTTTTTGATTCATAACTAATTGTTCTCCTAGATATTTATTTTACTTTATGTTCTCCTTTTTAAATTAAAAAAACGAGAAATGCATTCTCGTCTTTCAAATTTATTGTTTTATTTATAAATTTCTTATAAAAGTGTGAATTTGCCACCAGCTTTTTCAACAGCGTCAATTGCAGATTTAGATGCTCCATGTAATGTTACATCTAATTTTTTAGTTAATTCACCATTACCTAGTAATTTAACTGGTAAATTTCTTTTAATTAAATTTGCTTCTGAAAGTGTTTCCACATTAACTTTAGCGTTTGCTTTAAAGTTAGCTTCTAAATCAGCTAAATTAATAACTTGATATTCAACATGATTAACATTTGTAAAACCACGTTTCCCAATACGACGGAATCAAGGCGTTTGACCACCTTCGAATCCTGGTCTATGACCTTTACGTTTATTTTGACCTGATTGACCTTTACCCGCTTGTTTACCTTTACCAGCAGCGTGACCACGACCTACACGATGTTTATCTTTACGAGCACCTTCAGTAGGTTTAAGATTTGATAATGCTTGATTCATTATATTTCCTTTCCTAAAAAGAGTTTATTAACCTAAAAGGTCTTTAACTTCTTTTCCTCTGATTTCAGCAATTTGCTTAGGTGTTCTTAGAGCTTCTAATGCTTTAAATGTTGCGCGAACAATATTTGTTTTTGAACGTGAACCATATGTTTTAGTGTAGATATCTGAATATCCTGCCAACTCAACAACAGCACGAACTGTTCCAGATGCAACAATACCTTTACCTTTAGGAGCTGGTTTTAATAAAACTCTAGAAGCTAAAAACTTAGCTTGAACTTCGTGAGGTACTGTGATTTTATTTTCAATAGGTACAGTTACAATATTATTTTTAGCATCTTTAATTGCTTTTTTAATAGCATCAGGTACTTCATTAGCTTTTCCATGACCAAACCCAATACGTCCTTTTTTATCACCAACTACAACATAAGCAGCGAATGAGAAACGACGTCCACCTTTAACAACTTTAGTAACCCTACTAATTTGAACAACTTTTTCTTGAAATTCATTTTGAGATCTATCATATGAAAAGTTTCTTGATGAACGTTGTTTTGAGTTTGAGTTTTTATCTTTGTTGCCACGGTTTTGTGAGTGTGATGTTGAAGCCTTCTTTTCTCAAATAGTTTTTTTAGAGTCTGGGCGACCTTGTTGTGTTCTAGTTGAAGTATTAGGTTTTTTAGGCCCTGTAACTTCTTTTGTAGCACTAGCTTGTGCCTCATTATTTTGAGGAGCTACATTTTCTTTTTTCATTTCTTCAGCCATTAGAATTTCACTCCTTTTAGATTTTCTCTTACGCTTTCAGCAAATGCTTTAACACGTCCATGGTAAATGTAACCTGAACGGTCAAATACCAATTCTTTAATTTTTAATTTAGAAATTTTTTCAGCCATTTCTTTGCCAGCTTTTTTAGCTGATTCAATGTTACCGTTATATTTACCATTTTCTAATGTAGATACACTAGCTAAGGTAATTCCTTTAGAATCATCGATTAATTGTGCATAAAAGTTTTGATGTGATTTGTATACGCAAAGACGAGGTTTTGTAGAAGTTCCAATAATTGATACTCTTTCACGTAAGTGTTTTACTTTACGTGCTTCGTTCCGACTTAAATTTGCCATATTTTTATTCTCCTTCTAACTACTTAGCAGCAGTCTTTCCTTCTTTACGACGAATGTATTCGCCAACATATGCAATACCTTTACCTGAATAAGGATTAGGTTTTCTCACATCATGCACTAGAGCAGCAAATTGCCCTACATCTTCTTTATTTATTCCACTAACTGAAACTTCAGTTGCTTTAGGAACTTCGACTTTAACTCCATTAGGAATTTCTAAATTAACTAAATGTGAATAACCAGCAGCTATTTCTAGGATATTACCCTTTAATGTAGCTTTATAACCAACACCTTTAATTACTAATTCTTTTTTGAATCCTTTTGAAACACCTTTTAGCATATTTGAAATAAGTGCATTTG
It encodes the following:
- the mf1 gene encoding diacylglycerol cholinephosphotransferase Mf1 — encoded protein: MNQKQAKVYELLKDFIEIANKHNLEYSLFYGTMLGAIRHKGFIPWDDDVDLVIPKKTLDFLIENYPEKIKYYNNSNNFLHIPKYTNDSEDNEDAIFLDLFVVVKSTKKRVKKYSSFSKKIRYLKNFTKRKVFKCQWGLKFLKVILCWTWLTKRFTFDEALEILTDESGDLFSVINWPFRKVSMLNIYNNLDFKNTSLYKFEDIEAKIFNNYEEILVKNYTKNWRMPKKVFLNEHLGLYDMNVFTTKRNRNKSF
- the galE gene encoding UDP-glucose 4-epimerase GalE, with product MTYLLIGGAGYIGSHIKEQLLAKNEKVIIFDNFSTGFKEFTKGAKVYKGDFTNLNSLEAVFKKQKIDVVILLAAKIAVGESVQKPLDYYNNNIIGALNTLKCIQKYNVKKLIFSSTAATYGLGEGKPLKETDEQKPINPYGAGKLVVETMIKDLARVHDFKYIIFRYFNVAGASDSLQIGYLTKDQSKVNHIIPAISSSYFHITDKLKIFGNDYNTPDGTCVRDYIHVVDLARAHIEAVKYLDNNNSNIFNVGSKKGYSVKQIVDAFEKANNIKIDYEYGRRRPGDPDLLIADSSKIAKEMNFQNKYGIDEIVKSEFEWRNKIFNNKNKISRAILKEPVVTLLVPVYNAKSYFEKTLLSILNQNENNFKVVICDDSSTDGTYDFVKSKVANDPRFKVIKTDKNLGLGAVRDILISHCDTKYFMFLDDDDYLYKNAIYKMSRKALKTNSDILTSKYTFKFSKKSGEYTILPPLYNYTNITSGTKFLTYNIVYFWGNFIKKSYFDSLNLKIGTRLYEDIAPVTKIFINAKTFTHVNVFGIRYFRRDNSLSSFNDNNLSNKLKYLNEAYKKALEYVDSDVCDEKDKTLLIDAKFYNWLALLVLFHRKISDSLKVKIVEYVKEYILPLAKKYNWKPKISIHAWKIFVNSCKPIINLFKNNGN
- the rplF gene encoding 50S ribosomal protein L6 produces the protein MSRVGNRILTIPTGVEVKQEGLVFTVKGPLGELKREFSPLIAINVQGSEITTIRANEEKATKQLHGTTNALISNMLKGVSKGFKKELVIKGVGYKATLKGNILEIAAGYSHLVNLEIPNGVKVEVPKATEVSVSGINKEDVGQFAALVHDVRKPNPYSGKGIAYVGEYIRRKEGKTAAK
- the rplO gene encoding 50S ribosomal protein L15, whose protein sequence is MNQALSNLKPTEGARKDKHRVGRGHAAGKGKQAGKGQSGQNKRKGHRPGFEGGQTPWFRRIGKRGFTNVNHVEYQVINLADLEANFKANAKVNVETLSEANLIKRNLPVKLLGNGELTKKLDVTLHGASKSAIDAVEKAGGKFTLL
- the rpsE gene encoding 30S ribosomal protein S5 encodes the protein MAEEMKKENVAPQNNEAQASATKEVTGPKKPNTSTRTQQGRPDSKKTIWEKKASTSHSQNRGNKDKNSNSKQRSSRNFSYDRSQNEFQEKVVQISRVTKVVKGGRRFSFAAYVVVGDKKGRIGFGHGKANEVPDAIKKAIKDAKNNIVTVPIENKITVPHEVQAKFLASRVLLKPAPKGKGIVASGTVRAVVELAGYSDIYTKTYGSRSKTNIVRATFKALEALRTPKQIAEIRGKEVKDLLG
- the rplR gene encoding 50S ribosomal protein L18; translated protein: MANLSRNEARKVKHLRERVSIIGTSTKPRLCVYKSHQNFYAQLIDDSKGITLASVSTLENGKYNGNIESAKKAGKEMAEKISKLKIKELVFDRSGYIYHGRVKAFAESVRENLKGVKF